The DNA window GCCGCGTCGGCCGAGACGATGCCGGCCTCCTGCGCCGCGCGGAGCGCCTGAATGGTCGAGGTGGTGCGCAGGCCCGGCACGTCGTGCCCGTGCTGCAGCTGGATCAGCTGAACGAGCCACTCCACATCGCTGAGCGACCCCGGCCCGAGCTTGAGGTGACGGGCCGGATCGGCGCCCTGCGGGAGCCGCTCGCTCTCGACCCGGGCCTTGATGCGCTTGATCTCCCGAAGGCCCTGCTGGTCGACGGATGCCGGATAGCGCACGTCGTCGGCGAGCTCGAGGAACGCGGTGATCAGCTTGACGCTGCCTGCGACGCCGCGCGCCCGCAGCAGCGCCTGCGCCTCCCACGACAGCGACCAGCGGCGGTAATACTCCGCGTAGGCGTCGAGCGAGCGCGCCAGCGGCCCGTTGCGGCCTTCGGGGCGCAGATCGGCGTCGAGGTCGAGCGGCACGCGGTGGTCCTCCGACAGCCGCCGCAGACCGGCGACGACCTTCAGTGACAGCTCGGCCGCGCGCTGCGCGTCGACGCCGTTGGCGCGGTAGACGTACAGGATGTCGGCGTCGGAGCCGAAGCCGAGCTCGCGCCCCCCGAAGCGGCCCATCGCGATGACGGCGAAGTCCATCGCCGCGTCCTCCGGCGGGACGATGTCGCGCCAGACCGCCCGCAGCGTGGCCTGGATCGTGACATCGGTGATCGTCGTCAGCGCCTCGGCGACCTGCTCGATGGTGACGACGCCCACGATGCCCGACATCGCCGTGCGCAGCAGCTCGCGGCGTCGCAGCGCGCGCACCGACTTCATCGCGTCGTCGAGATCGGTGTGGCGGGATTGGATGGCCCGCGCCTCCGCCTGCAGGGCCAGTCCCGAGCGCGGCTGGAGCGACTCGTCGGAGTCGAGCCAGGCGACCGACTCCGGGATCCACTCCATCAGCTCGCCGATGTACCGAGAGCCTGACAGCACCCGCGTCAGGCTCTCCGCCGCCGCGGACGAGTCGCGCAGCATCCGGAGGAACCACGGCGTGCTGCCCAGTCGCTCGCTGATCCGACGGAACGCCAGCAGGCCGTAGTCGGGGTCGACACCGTCGGCGAACCACCGGATCATGACCGGCATGAGATGCCGCTGGATCGTGGACTTCCGGCTCAGGCCGGTGGTGAGGGCGGCGATGTGGCGGAGGGCGCCGACGGGGTCGGCGAAGCCGATGGCGGCGAGACGGTCGTGCGCCTGGGCGGTGGAGAGCACCCGCCCGTCCTCAGGGAGGGCGGCGACGGCCGACAGCAGCGGACGGTAGAAGAGGCGGACGTGGATGTCGCGGACCTCGCGCTTGACCGACTCCCACAGCTCCCAGACCGCCGGGCCGCTCTCGGCGAGCCCCGATGACCGCGCCAGCGTGCGGAGGTCCTCCGGCTTCTCGGGCATGAGGTGGGTGCGCGACAGGCCGCGCAGCTGCAGGCGGTGCTCGAGCAGGCGCAGCACGCGGTAGTCGCGGGAGAAGGCCGCGGCATCCGCTCGACCGATGTAGCCCTCGGCCACGAGCGCGTCGAGGGCGACCAGGGTGCCGCGCGCGCGGATGCCCTCGTCGCTCAGCCCGTGCACCAGCTGCAGCAGCTGCACGGTGAATTCGATGTCGCGGATGCCGCCGGGTCCGAGTTTCAGCTGGAACGGCACGTCGCGGGCCGGGATGTTGTCGGTGACGCGTTCGCGCATGCGCTGGACGTTGTCGACGAAGTTCTCGCGCGCGCCGCTCGTCCATACCTTGGGTTGGACGGCCGCGACGTACTGCTCCCCCAGGGCGAGGTCGCCGGCGAGCGGACGGGCCTTGAGGAGTGCCTGGAACTCCCAGCTCTTGGCCCACCGGTCGTAGTACGACAGGTGCGAGCCCAGCGTGCGCACGAGCGCGCCCTGCTTGCCCTCCGGACGCAGATTCGCGTCGACCTCCCACAGCGGCGGCTCGATCTCGGCGCCGGAGACACCGCGCATCGTCTGCACCGCGAGCCGCGTCGCGATGTCGATGCCGCGGCTCTCGGTGATGTCGGTCCCGTCCGCCACCTCGGAGACGAAGATGACGTCGACATCGCTGACGTAGTTGAGCTCCCGGGCGCCGGCCTTCCCCATGCCGATGATGGCCAGGCGCACCGCCGCGACCTCCTCGCGGGGGAACAGACCGGCGCCGGTCGCTCCGCCGGAGACGCGGGTGCGCGCCACCGCCAGCGACGCGTCGAGGGCGGCACCCGCGGCATCCGCGAGTCTCATCGACACCAGCGGGACGACGTCCACCGGCGAGGGGTGCAGCAGGTCGAAGGCCGCGATGCGCGCCAGCATCCGCCGGTAGCCGACCCGGAGCGCGACCCAGGCGGCCTCTCCCCCGTCGGCGGCGAACCCGTCCGTCACGTGCACGGCCTCGGTCAGCGCGTCGCGCAGCTCGTCGTCGCCCGGCAGGGACCCACCCGCGTGGATGAGGTCGCGGAGCTCCTCGGGATGCCGCAGGTAGAAGTCCGCGAAGCCCTGCGAGGCCCCGAGGAGCGCCCAGACTACCCGTCGTCCCTGCGGCTCGTGCAGCGTGACGCGGACCGGTTCGGCGCGACGGCGTGCGACGCGGGCGATCGCCGTGAGCGCGGCATCCGGATCGGCCGCCGTGGCGGCGTCGGCGACGAGCTCGTCGCGGGGCAGGCCGAGGAGCTCCTCCAGCTCGGTGAGCAGCGCTTCGGCCTCACCGAGATCGCTGAAGCCGCGTCGGGCGAGGTCCGTCAGTGCGGAGGAGCGCTCGATACCGGCCACGATGCGGACGATCCGCTCAGAGCATCTCGAGGTTGCTCTTCAGCTCGAAGGGCGTGACCTGGGAGCGGTACTCCTGCCACTCCTTGCGCTTGTTCAGCAGCACGTAGTTGAAGACCTGCTCGCCGAGCGTCTCGGCGAC is part of the Microbacterium lemovicicum genome and encodes:
- a CDS encoding bifunctional [glutamine synthetase] adenylyltransferase/[glutamine synthetase]-adenylyl-L-tyrosine phosphorylase, whose product is MAGIERSSALTDLARRGFSDLGEAEALLTELEELLGLPRDELVADAATAADPDAALTAIARVARRRAEPVRVTLHEPQGRRVVWALLGASQGFADFYLRHPEELRDLIHAGGSLPGDDELRDALTEAVHVTDGFAADGGEAAWVALRVGYRRMLARIAAFDLLHPSPVDVVPLVSMRLADAAGAALDASLAVARTRVSGGATGAGLFPREEVAAVRLAIIGMGKAGARELNYVSDVDVIFVSEVADGTDITESRGIDIATRLAVQTMRGVSGAEIEPPLWEVDANLRPEGKQGALVRTLGSHLSYYDRWAKSWEFQALLKARPLAGDLALGEQYVAAVQPKVWTSGARENFVDNVQRMRERVTDNIPARDVPFQLKLGPGGIRDIEFTVQLLQLVHGLSDEGIRARGTLVALDALVAEGYIGRADAAAFSRDYRVLRLLEHRLQLRGLSRTHLMPEKPEDLRTLARSSGLAESGPAVWELWESVKREVRDIHVRLFYRPLLSAVAALPEDGRVLSTAQAHDRLAAIGFADPVGALRHIAALTTGLSRKSTIQRHLMPVMIRWFADGVDPDYGLLAFRRISERLGSTPWFLRMLRDSSAAAESLTRVLSGSRYIGELMEWIPESVAWLDSDESLQPRSGLALQAEARAIQSRHTDLDDAMKSVRALRRRELLRTAMSGIVGVVTIEQVAEALTTITDVTIQATLRAVWRDIVPPEDAAMDFAVIAMGRFGGRELGFGSDADILYVYRANGVDAQRAAELSLKVVAGLRRLSEDHRVPLDLDADLRPEGRNGPLARSLDAYAEYYRRWSLSWEAQALLRARGVAGSVKLITAFLELADDVRYPASVDQQGLREIKRIKARVESERLPQGADPARHLKLGPGSLSDVEWLVQLIQLQHGHDVPGLRTTSTIQALRAAQEAGIVSADAADRLQEAWRLSSRLRSANTLLSGQTSDVLPVDRRRLDGIGRLLGYEPRSATQVEEDYFAASRRARRVFEKLFYG